The Malus domestica chromosome 10, GDT2T_hap1 nucleotide sequence ATTGTAGTTGAAAGATTATGTGGCTAGCAacattacaaatttaatttggtataattttaaaatatggATTGAGGAAAAAAATGATCACATTAACTAGAAACTGAAAAGGTTTCAGCACAGTTTGTTCAAGCAAGAAACTCAATTTTGATGCTACCGATCTTAACAGCCTGAGCGCCGTACCTGGGCACCAAAGTCACCACCACACTCTCATCATCTTCAGCACCCAAATCCTCCAACAGGTCCGTTAACCCCAACCTTAAACAACTCTTGCTCTTTTCCTTCTGCTTATGTGGCACACTCACAAAACTCCCAGCAAACTCGCTCTTGTCGGGTCCACTCGGTGCCGCATCCTCATCGTCCACGTCATTCACATACACATCAAACTTCACAGCCACATCTTTGTCAAGCTCAATCCCCTGAATCACCAATAtctcctcctcatcctctttctccttcttgctCCTCTTCTTCGGCTTCGGCCTTGACACCACCGTACTTATCTTCGTCTCCAAATTTATTGGAAAATCTTTACCCGCCACCACCTTCCCTGATGACGTCGTCTCAGCGGCCTTCGCCACTCCAGCCGCCTTTGCCTTTCTCGCAAGCTTTGTCCGACGTGGCGTCGGTCTAGACTTGAGCCATGGAATCTCAACATCTTCATACGTATACCCTAGCTTTTTATTATCAAGAGTGTCCCTCACCGTGACCCTAACAAGCTCAGCATTCTCGTCATAAAACAAAAACCCCGTATCCAACCAATCCTTATCGTTAATATCTTTATTTTTAGTCCCTATACTTTTCCAAATATTCCACATTCGATCTATATTCGAATGGTGCGAAAAAAATATTGGATCCCTTCCAGCGGAGTAAAAATTCCCCATGTCTTCAAAATTAGGTTGCGTGTTATCTCCGGTCCATAAATGAACCGGACCATGTGGGGTCGTTTCGATTGAACCGCCCCCTGGATCTGGTTCAGTGCCAGCCCTGTAGGGCGAACCAAAGAACAACAGCGGTTTCTTGGAGTTGGAAACCATCTGCCTATACATAATTTTGAGGTTGGCTTCGATTTGAGCATCGTTGGACATTGTTTCATCCGTGCCGTTGAAGTCAAGATCGATGAGAGTCGGCGGCTGATGGCTGGCAGCGCGAAGCTCGTCGTAAAGCGGAGAGTCCGGGTTAGCGAACAAGGCAGGGAGTTGCATGCCAGCTGGCGCGTCCCAGTTCCAAAACGGCAACGCGAACGTCGGATCGTCTATGAGTTTGGCCAAGATTCTTTCGTGGAAGTATAGGTAGTAACGATGGAAGGGGAAGAAAAGCCAGCATTGATGGATTTGGAGCTCGAGGTTGGGGAAGCCGACTTGGTCGTACGCGCCGTCGCAATAGGCACAGTGGAGATCGGCTTGCTGGGTGAAGCTACGCGGATCGTCGTCCGGGAGGGCTTTCATGAGCTCGATggcttttgaatatttttcgaTGTAGGCTTTATCCACGGTGTGAGCTGCCGGCCTGACGCGGAGTTTGGTAGGGGAGGGGAATTTGAAGTCTACGATTTTTTGGGACGTTGGCGGGCAACAGTTGGTCGGGACTGCTCCACTTGGAAAGTCCGCAGCTCCGCATTTGGCTAGGTCAGGCGGCGACACTGGCTTTGCAACAGCGAAGGGGTCGCTGCCAAGACCAGCCACTCCACCGTATAGGCTTCCGAGACCTATAAGTACATTTCTTCTGTCTAGGTTTACTGGAGAAGGGTTTTCATGGTCGTGATCGTTGGAGCTAGTGGAagggtttttgttttggtcaCTACTATTATTTGTGGCTTTGCATGAGACAGCTTGTAAATTGGAATGCCTAGGGTTTCCAAATGAGGATATTCGGTGATACTTTTGGGAGAAAGGGGAGAGGAAAGTTGTGGGGATGATACTTGTGGCGGAGGTGACGAGTGGAGCTGACATAGAAGCCATGGTTACTTTTGACTCTGAATAATACGTTGTATTGGCTTTGCTTTTATAATGTGTTCTAGGTTGTACTTTTCTTTGCACAGGTGGCAGGCCGTACACACGTGGTCGGTCCTTAAGGGTTTGACGAGGAATACTACGTAGTCATTTAGTACAGGACAACCATACACTATAGCAAGTGGCATGTATTTAGAGATCGAGAGAGAATTGGGTAAGGTTCACGAGGGATTTGTAGTTTCAGAAGGTGAATTGGTTTTGGTCTTCTTGTGTACCAATAATATTTACTTAGTCATTTAGTGCAGGACAACCATGCACTATAGCAAGTGGCATGTATTTAGAGATCGAGAGAGAATTGGGTAAGGTTCACGAGGGATTGTAGTTTCAGAAGGTGAATTGGTTTTGGTCTTCTTGTGTACCAATAATATTTACTTAGTCATTTAGTGCAGGACAACCATGCACTATAGCAAGTGGCATGTATTTAGAGATCGAGAGAGAATTGGGTAAGGTTCACGAGGGATTGTAGTTTCAGAAGGTGAATTGGTTTTGGTCTTCTTGTGTACGGCTGTGGGTCTGCTGTCCCGGACTCTCTGTCTCATTTgtgtcttattttttattttttcacacGTGTCTTTTACTTAACGTCAAATCATGATAGCAATGTTATGCAATTGGGAGCTAAACGACCGatgcttttattttttagtttgctTTTTTTCCAGATCTGATCAAATCATGATAGCAATGTTATGCAATTTTCAAGAGGGAAAGATGCACCTGGGAGAGAAACGGTACGGTGACTTCTAAATCACCGTCCAACAGAACAATTCTCAGTAGAGACTACTAGAGAGAGATGCACCTCACCAATGAAAAATTTAACTGCAAAAATTCTGGGTATTGGGTAAGGAAATTCGGTGATACTTTTGGGAGAAAGGGAAGAGAGAAGTTGTGGGGATGATACTTCTCGTGGAGGTGACGAGTGGAGCTGACATAGAAGCCATGGTTACTTGACTCTGAATACTACGTTGTATTgggtttgcatatatatataattaggatTGAAGGATGTAGAGCttattttgttatgtattttaaCGATTTAAGTGCTTATCTTTTAGGTTTTCTCTTAAACATCATGTCTataaaaaatcaccaaaattcAAACCATATGACCATTAGATCCATAGTCATTTTAGTGTTTATTTGTAAAATGtattcattcattttcttcactacaaatgagtgaattaatgattttagaatttgtctaattttttacattgattatttatgaatgTTGAATTGAAATTTAGACGATTCAAAAATAGTTGATATGCATTACAAAATGAACTCCACAAAATAAGTGTCAAAATATGTATAAAAAATGGACAGCGTGAATGGCTTGGAAATTGGAATAGGTTTGAAAATTGTGCTTTTTGTAGCAAATTTTAGCAAAGTTTGCTTGGACTTTCACAACCGTATAAATTAAAGGGAAACTTGATATAACTCCAATTTTTTGAGCCAATAGTAGGAATAGTCcagtttattaaaataagttcaattctttaaatttaattatttagttatcaataattatctcttaaaagaaaaaacttattgtaaaaatcaaatttcttcctaattatctctttgattatttctttttatttatttatttgttatttcttgttcttcctcctgctttaacccatttatagattttttttttaattttataatcaacctatgtcacaggttaattgtatttatctacctatatgacATATTCTTTTTCATAGTCAACATTTCACAGATTAATGTGTCTTGCTTGTagatatattatgtttttttctaccttttagttaggtttcatatctcacttataggtataatatacattcatatatttgctacttgagttagggtagaatgttttgcagatagatttatgttagtatattaatttttttttgtttataagatattaattagatattttggagttgaaaaatgcataatattaaaagcttttaattgatttttaatatttttagaaaatataaaaggagTATAAAAGAAATCAAAACATATAATTAGATAACGGGAGTCACTCCTAAAAACACTCTATGTTTTTTGACCTGGATCTTAAAGCCCCTAAATTAAACTGTTCGCTTTGTTGGGAAAAAGAAGTGGCCCTAGTTTCCCTTTGATTTTTCAAGCACGGTGGGAGACTGGTCATAGTTTCTAGATTGATGCTCTAATTCTAATGTTATACAACGCGTACGCTATaatatttttatcaaaatattAGTTTTAGTGTTATCAAAACAATATGTTATTCTTACCATGTTTTTGTATCACAATTATATACCACCTTAGATGGTatctgatgtggacagccacatcatttaaattaataagcatttaatttcaaaatgttaatcaataattaataaaaagattgttaattaaatgatgattgtggtatacaaggagtctccttcttccttcctctttccATTCTGCTTTTTCTTcttacctcttttttttttttaatgccagttttgtattgatttctGTTGATTTCCATGATTATGGTCAATCTTTATAGAATTTACTAGTATGCCACAATCACCATTGATTTCTATCTCCAGACTCATGCCCCGTAGCCCTAATCCTCATTCCCCTTCAAGTATTTCTGTCTCCAATCTTCTTTGGTACTCCATGATTGTTCATCtcgtgatatttttttttttgattatTTCATTAAGTAACGCTTATTAGCTTTCATGCGAATTAGGAGTCAAAATCAAATTTGTCTATCGGATTAGGGTTCATACCCAATTAAGTTACTAACGCCAGAGGGATTTTGAAGTATGCAATTTTCcttatttaagtgttttaattaataagaaaattgaaattaaacaattTAGCTTGTCCAACTCATCTGCCACCTAAGATGGTAaataaatgtggtataaaattgTGGTAAGAATATCATTACTCTTAtcgaaattacaaaaaaaaaaaaaaaaaagctgattcAATATttagttattaaaaaaaaaatgatcaagTAACTATCCAATACCCATGTATTGGGtgctttgtttgaaaattttcaaaatgatATTGGGCTCGTttggatatgtttttaaaatgact carries:
- the LOC103409981 gene encoding polyphenol oxidase, chloroplastic-like; the protein is MASMSAPLVTSATSIIPTTFLSPFSQKYHRISSFGNPRHSNLQAVSCKATNNSSDQNKNPSTSSNDHDHENPSPVNLDRRNVLIGLGSLYGGVAGLGSDPFAVAKPVSPPDLAKCGAADFPSGAVPTNCCPPTSQKIVDFKFPSPTKLRVRPAAHTVDKAYIEKYSKAIELMKALPDDDPRSFTQQADLHCAYCDGAYDQVGFPNLELQIHQCWLFFPFHRYYLYFHERILAKLIDDPTFALPFWNWDAPAGMQLPALFANPDSPLYDELRAASHQPPTLIDLDFNGTDETMSNDAQIEANLKIMYRQMVSNSKKPLLFFGSPYRAGTEPDPGGGSIETTPHGPVHLWTGDNTQPNFEDMGNFYSAGRDPIFFSHHSNIDRMWNIWKSIGTKNKDINDKDWLDTGFLFYDENAELVRVTVRDTLDNKKLGYTYEDVEIPWLKSRPTPRRTKLARKAKAAGVAKAAETTSSGKVVAGKDFPINLETKISTVVSRPKPKKRSKKEKEDEEEILVIQGIELDKDVAVKFDVYVNDVDDEDAAPSGPDKSEFAGSFVSVPHKQKEKSKSCLRLGLTDLLEDLGAEDDESVVVTLVPRYGAQAVKIGSIKIEFLA